Proteins encoded together in one Thermoplasmatales archaeon BRNA1 window:
- a CDS encoding Sel1 repeat protein, with the protein MAQEVREDEILVTESHDPGKLYVYAGMYFQGITVPVDKEKAVRLYRMSAEKGNIDAQVRLGIIYMTGDGAEKDYSESFKWFKLASDRGNPDAEYFASLMYSRGWGTEKNPSEAVRLCYLAADSGCTGAMVEIAKWYRDGENLLAKSTDLCLAWLRRAADREYPDALYELGCMYSFGEGVEKDVKTGRILLEYAKRFGDEDAGEALEALERGMSERR; encoded by the coding sequence ATGGCCCAAGAAGTCAGGGAAGACGAGATACTGGTAACCGAGTCCCACGACCCGGGAAAGCTTTACGTCTACGCCGGGATGTACTTCCAGGGCATCACCGTCCCGGTGGATAAGGAGAAGGCCGTCAGGCTCTACCGCATGTCCGCCGAGAAGGGCAACATCGACGCTCAGGTCCGTCTCGGGATCATCTACATGACGGGGGACGGTGCGGAGAAGGACTATTCCGAGTCGTTCAAATGGTTCAAACTGGCATCCGACAGGGGCAATCCCGATGCGGAGTACTTCGCGTCCCTGATGTACTCCAGGGGCTGGGGCACCGAGAAGAACCCCTCCGAGGCGGTCCGCCTCTGTTATCTGGCGGCCGATTCCGGCTGCACGGGGGCCATGGTCGAGATCGCCAAGTGGTACCGCGACGGGGAGAACCTCCTTGCGAAGAGCACGGACCTGTGCCTGGCATGGCTCCGCAGGGCGGCCGACAGGGAGTATCCCGATGCCCTCTACGAGCTTGGCTGCATGTATTCCTTCGGCGAGGGCGTGGAGAAGGACGTGAAGACCGGACGCATCCTCCTGGAATATGCCAAGCGTTTCGGCGACGAGGATGCCGGGGAGGCCCTGGAAGCCCTCGAGAGGGGCATGTCCGAGAGGCGGTGA
- a CDS encoding CDP-alcohol phosphatidyltransferase, whose amino-acid sequence MNWSAPDCLSASRIALALVLFLTEPLSWQFLIIYAAAGTTDILDGRLARMTGKTTRHGPYLDSTADIALAISVLAILIPYLDLETWMLVWIAAIAVVRVTGFAAGSLRYRRPAFVHTNMSKLTGAGLGLSPFLIIIIGIVPTVLLVGAVATVSSLEYLYINLRSDGYDPDCASAISRRPL is encoded by the coding sequence GTGAACTGGTCGGCCCCTGACTGTCTTTCCGCATCGAGGATAGCTCTGGCTCTCGTCCTGTTCCTGACAGAGCCGCTCTCCTGGCAGTTTCTGATAATTTATGCCGCCGCAGGGACTACCGACATCCTCGACGGACGTCTCGCAAGGATGACCGGGAAGACCACAAGACACGGCCCCTACCTGGACAGCACCGCCGATATAGCCCTGGCAATCTCGGTGCTTGCCATACTGATCCCGTATCTTGACCTGGAGACCTGGATGCTCGTGTGGATAGCGGCCATAGCCGTCGTCCGCGTCACGGGGTTCGCCGCGGGCTCCCTCAGGTACCGCAGGCCAGCCTTCGTCCATACCAACATGAGCAAGCTCACCGGCGCCGGGCTCGGCCTCTCCCCGTTCCTCATCATAATCATCGGTATCGTTCCCACCGTCCTGCTGGTCGGTGCGGTTGCGACCGTTTCCTCCTTGGAATACCTCTATATCAATCTCCGCAGCGACGGATACGACCCCGACTGTGCATCCGCGATCTCCCGCAGGCCCCTGTGA